A region of Kribbella sp. NBC_01245 DNA encodes the following proteins:
- a CDS encoding aminotransferase class V-fold PLP-dependent enzyme, with amino-acid sequence MRDKNSATVTSSTPLLDIAALRADTPGTREFVHFNNSGCGLLATPVLTTMLDHLTLEARIGGYEASAARATEVREFYEEVAALINTAARNIAFTSSATHAYSTALSAIPFQAGDVILTTRNDFISNQIAFLSLRKRFGVRIVHAPDLPEGGVDVDAMAALMRSERPRLVAATHIPTNSGLVQPVAEIGRLCRELHLLYLVDACQSVGLYPIDVDEIGCDLLTATCRKFLRGPRGSGFLYVSDRVLQAGYEPLFVDMHGARWVEPGRYQPVDTAARFEEWEIPYSTILGCAAAVRYARQVGIEAVAERSPALGAQLRDLLAEIPGVTVLERGRVLGAMVTFAIEGWQPEPFKAAMDARRINSALSFRNFAQFDFGDKNVDWCLRLSPHYYNTEDEVAQVAAAVAELARP; translated from the coding sequence ATGAGAGATAAGAATAGCGCTACTGTCACCAGCTCAACACCGCTACTGGACATCGCAGCGCTCCGCGCCGACACCCCGGGCACCCGCGAGTTCGTCCATTTCAACAACTCCGGCTGCGGCCTGCTCGCCACTCCCGTGCTGACGACAATGCTCGATCACCTCACGCTGGAAGCGCGGATCGGTGGTTACGAGGCGTCCGCCGCCCGAGCCACCGAAGTCCGGGAGTTCTACGAAGAAGTGGCCGCGCTGATCAATACCGCTGCCAGAAATATCGCCTTTACCAGTAGCGCTACCCACGCCTACTCCACCGCGCTGTCGGCCATCCCCTTCCAAGCCGGCGACGTCATCCTGACCACCAGGAATGACTTCATCTCCAACCAGATCGCCTTCTTGTCACTCCGGAAGCGCTTCGGCGTACGGATCGTGCACGCGCCCGACCTGCCCGAAGGCGGCGTCGACGTGGACGCGATGGCGGCGTTGATGCGATCGGAACGGCCGAGGCTGGTCGCGGCAACGCACATCCCGACCAACTCGGGCCTGGTGCAACCCGTCGCGGAGATCGGCCGGCTTTGCCGCGAGCTCCACCTGCTGTACCTCGTCGACGCCTGCCAGTCGGTCGGCCTCTACCCGATCGACGTCGATGAAATCGGCTGCGACCTGCTCACCGCGACCTGCCGGAAATTCCTCCGCGGACCGCGCGGATCGGGCTTTCTCTATGTCAGCGATCGCGTCCTGCAGGCCGGTTACGAACCGCTTTTCGTCGACATGCATGGCGCGCGCTGGGTCGAGCCCGGGCGGTACCAACCCGTCGACACCGCAGCCCGATTCGAGGAGTGGGAGATCCCGTACTCGACGATTCTCGGCTGCGCGGCCGCCGTCCGCTACGCCCGGCAGGTCGGCATCGAGGCCGTCGCCGAACGCTCCCCCGCCCTTGGCGCCCAACTCCGCGACCTGCTCGCCGAGATTCCCGGCGTGACTGTCCTCGAGCGAGGCCGGGTGCTCGGCGCCATGGTCACGTTCGCCATCGAGGGTTGGCAGCCGGAGCCGTTCAAGGCGGCGATGGACGCGCGCCGGATCAACTCGGCGCTCAGTTTCCGCAACTTCGCGCAGTTCGACTTCGGCGACAAGAACGTCGACTGGTGCCTGCGCTTGTCCCCGCACTACTACAACACCGAAGACGAAGTAGCACAGGTAGCAGCGGCAGTCGCAGAACTCGCCAGACCATGA
- a CDS encoding MFS transporter produces the protein MTAATTTDVQPSLWHNRDFLRFWLGETLSLLGSQVTNLALPLTAIHAFNATDEQVGLLRFLQLVPYLGLALLFGVWVDRVRRRPVMLGANLTRMVLLALIPALYWLDALNLTSLLLIACTVGIASVLFDVSWMSYLPALVKDPRHYVEASAKLGISSSAADVAGPGLAGALVSAVTAPVALVADAFSYLVSTISLLLIRGREPEITATKRHLRSELRDGLRWVFGNPILRALALIGFCCNFSMVTVWTMFLLYGTNDLQLEASTLGGIFAAASLGGLIGATASRRIIARFPLGRVYFIAQTALLLGPSLIPLADGPRPVMVTMFVLSFFSTYLGLGVAGVIIVSLRQTVTPQSMMARMTAVFRTLLFGGGAIGGLTAGLLAGAIGTRPALTVAAIASATVVLALDLSPVTRLRTLPT, from the coding sequence ATGACGGCGGCCACGACTACCGACGTACAGCCCAGCCTTTGGCACAACCGCGACTTCCTGCGGTTCTGGCTCGGCGAGACGTTGTCGCTACTAGGCAGCCAAGTGACGAACCTGGCCCTGCCGCTGACGGCCATCCACGCCTTCAACGCGACCGACGAACAGGTCGGCCTACTGCGATTCCTCCAGCTAGTGCCGTACCTCGGCCTGGCTCTGCTCTTCGGGGTCTGGGTCGACCGGGTACGACGCCGCCCGGTGATGCTCGGCGCGAACCTGACCCGGATGGTGTTGCTCGCGTTGATCCCGGCGCTGTACTGGCTGGACGCGCTGAACCTCACCTCGCTCCTGCTGATCGCCTGCACGGTCGGCATCGCGTCGGTCCTGTTCGACGTGAGCTGGATGTCGTACCTGCCGGCGCTCGTCAAGGATCCACGGCACTACGTCGAGGCGAGCGCCAAGCTCGGGATCAGCTCCTCGGCGGCGGACGTGGCCGGCCCCGGACTGGCCGGTGCCCTGGTGAGCGCGGTCACGGCCCCGGTGGCGCTGGTCGCGGACGCCTTCTCCTACCTGGTGTCGACCATCTCCCTGCTGCTCATCCGCGGTCGCGAACCCGAGATCACCGCAACGAAACGGCACCTGCGGAGTGAACTGCGGGACGGCCTGCGCTGGGTGTTCGGCAATCCGATCCTGCGGGCGCTGGCGTTGATCGGATTCTGCTGCAACTTCTCGATGGTGACCGTGTGGACGATGTTCCTGCTCTACGGCACGAACGACCTCCAGCTCGAAGCAAGCACCCTCGGCGGCATCTTCGCGGCTGCCTCGCTCGGCGGGCTGATCGGCGCGACCGCCTCCCGCCGGATCATCGCCCGCTTCCCTCTCGGCCGTGTCTACTTCATCGCCCAGACAGCGCTATTGCTCGGCCCATCGCTGATCCCACTGGCCGACGGTCCCCGGCCGGTCATGGTGACAATGTTCGTCCTGTCATTCTTCAGCACGTATCTGGGTCTCGGCGTGGCCGGCGTCATCATCGTCAGCCTGCGGCAAACCGTCACACCCCAGTCGATGATGGCCCGCATGACCGCCGTCTTCCGCACGCTGCTCTTCGGCGGCGGCGCAATCGGCGGCCTGACCGCCGGCCTCCTGGCAGGCGCCATCGGCACCAGACCCGCCCTAACGGTGGCGGCCATCGCCTCCGCCACCGTCGTACTCGCCCTGGACCTCTCCCCCGTCACCCGCCTACGAACCCTGCCGACTTAG
- the glnA gene encoding type I glutamate--ammonia ligase yields MDKQQEFVLRALEERDVRFVRLWFTDVLGFLKSVAVAPAELEGAFAEGIGFDGSAIEGFARVTEADMLAKPDPSTFQILPWRGETMGTARMFCDINMPDGSASYADPRYVLKRTLAKAADLGFTFYTHPEIEFYLFKSLVGAPGTVPEPVDSSGYFDHTPQGIGNDFRREAITMLESMGISVEFSHHEGGPGQQEIDLRYADALSTADNIMTFRVVVKEVALSQGIYASFMPKPLSDHPGSGMHTHMSLFEGDRNAFFEGGAQYQLSKTGRAFIAGLLRHAAEITAVTNQWVNSYKRLAGGGEAPSYVCWGHNNRSALVRVPMYKPQKGQSSRVEFRSLDSAANPYLAFALMLAAGLKGIEEGYDLPREAEDDVWSLTDRERRALGIKPLPTSLAEAINAMEESELVAETLGEHVFDFFLRNKRAEWADYRKQVTPFELNKLLPVL; encoded by the coding sequence ATGGACAAGCAGCAGGAATTCGTGCTGCGCGCGCTCGAGGAGCGCGACGTACGGTTCGTCCGGCTCTGGTTCACCGACGTGCTCGGGTTCCTCAAGTCGGTCGCGGTCGCGCCGGCCGAGCTGGAAGGCGCCTTCGCCGAGGGCATCGGGTTCGACGGTTCGGCGATCGAGGGATTCGCCCGGGTGACCGAGGCGGACATGCTGGCCAAGCCGGACCCCTCGACGTTCCAGATCCTGCCGTGGCGTGGTGAGACCATGGGCACCGCGCGGATGTTCTGCGATATCAACATGCCCGACGGCTCCGCGTCGTACGCCGATCCCCGGTATGTGCTGAAGCGGACGCTGGCCAAAGCCGCGGATCTGGGCTTCACCTTCTACACGCATCCCGAGATCGAGTTCTACCTGTTCAAGTCGCTCGTCGGCGCGCCTGGGACGGTGCCCGAGCCGGTCGACTCGTCCGGGTACTTCGACCACACCCCGCAGGGCATCGGCAACGACTTCCGCCGCGAGGCGATCACGATGCTCGAGTCGATGGGCATCTCGGTCGAGTTCAGCCATCACGAGGGCGGCCCGGGGCAGCAGGAGATCGACCTGCGCTACGCCGACGCGCTTTCGACGGCGGACAACATCATGACCTTCCGGGTGGTGGTGAAGGAGGTCGCGCTCTCGCAGGGCATCTACGCCTCCTTCATGCCGAAGCCGCTGAGCGATCACCCGGGTTCGGGTATGCACACGCACATGTCGCTGTTCGAGGGCGACCGGAACGCGTTCTTCGAGGGTGGCGCGCAGTACCAGCTGTCCAAGACGGGGCGCGCGTTCATCGCGGGTCTGCTCCGGCACGCGGCCGAGATCACCGCGGTCACGAACCAGTGGGTCAACTCGTACAAGCGGCTCGCCGGTGGTGGCGAGGCGCCGTCGTACGTCTGCTGGGGGCACAACAACCGCTCGGCCCTCGTGCGCGTGCCGATGTACAAGCCGCAGAAGGGCCAGTCGAGCCGGGTGGAGTTCCGCTCGCTGGACTCGGCGGCGAACCCGTATCTCGCCTTCGCGCTGATGCTCGCGGCCGGGCTGAAGGGCATCGAGGAGGGGTACGACCTGCCGCGCGAGGCCGAGGACGACGTCTGGTCCCTGACCGACCGGGAACGCCGCGCCCTCGGCATCAAGCCGCTGCCGACCAGTCTCGCCGAGGCCATCAACGCGATGGAGGAGTCCGAGCTCGTCGCCGAAACCCTCGGCGAGCACGTCTTCGACTTCTTCCTCCGCAACAAGCGCGCCGAATGGGCCGACTACCGCAAACAGGTCACCCCCTTCGAACTGAACAAACTCCTCCCCGTCCTCTAA
- a CDS encoding thiol-disulfide oxidoreductase DCC family protein, translating into MAEPETTTRLPILIFDGDCGFCTTSARWLQRRLHTTAAVDPWQFTDLAAYGTTPERATYEVLWVDADGQIHGGAQAFAQWFIYTGGRWSIPGVALTLPPLRWIAAGVYRLIARNRQVMPGGTPACAIPRLPKP; encoded by the coding sequence GTGGCCGAGCCCGAGACGACGACGAGACTGCCGATTCTGATCTTCGACGGCGACTGTGGTTTCTGTACGACGAGCGCTCGCTGGCTGCAGCGTCGCCTCCACACCACCGCGGCCGTCGACCCCTGGCAATTCACCGACCTGGCGGCATACGGCACCACGCCGGAGCGTGCGACGTACGAGGTGCTCTGGGTCGACGCCGACGGGCAGATCCATGGCGGCGCTCAGGCCTTTGCCCAATGGTTCATCTACACCGGCGGCCGCTGGTCGATCCCGGGCGTCGCGCTCACTCTGCCGCCGCTGCGCTGGATCGCGGCCGGCGTCTATCGCCTCATCGCGCGCAACCGCCAGGTGATGCCCGGCGGCACCCCCGCGTGCGCGATACCACGGTTACCGAAGCCTTAG
- a CDS encoding HTTM domain-containing protein: MTRVAAWFTAPIALARIAWLRTILYLFVILDMHAFVRDTRLKGESPGLYQPLWLARLFELPKPSVPITTTLYVVLIVACLIGAANVLPRVAGWVIAPAFTWWVLIGMSDGKVDHDHMALVMALWLLPTVGAVRGWRAGSPYDDQRRSESAGWTIRFIQISVIATYFLSAVAKVRGAGWTFAWPGSAVLTWAIVRRPHPVGEWLLNYPWLLQVMQYVGFIGEILSPVVLWLKGRWQLIGALFFIGFHVANTAILLIHFLPTVVCWLAFAPLEKIVPGCRRLFARSTKGSGAAEAEDHAEEGRQAEQQAGA; encoded by the coding sequence ATGACCCGCGTCGCCGCTTGGTTCACGGCGCCCATCGCGCTGGCGCGGATCGCGTGGTTGCGGACGATCCTCTACTTGTTCGTCATCCTCGACATGCACGCGTTTGTGCGGGATACCCGGCTGAAGGGTGAATCGCCCGGGCTCTACCAGCCGCTTTGGCTCGCGCGGCTCTTCGAATTGCCCAAGCCGTCCGTGCCGATCACCACCACGCTGTACGTCGTACTGATCGTGGCGTGCCTCATCGGTGCCGCGAACGTGCTGCCGCGAGTCGCCGGCTGGGTCATCGCGCCCGCGTTCACGTGGTGGGTGCTGATCGGGATGAGCGACGGCAAGGTCGACCACGACCACATGGCGCTGGTGATGGCGTTGTGGCTGCTGCCGACGGTTGGCGCCGTCCGGGGTTGGCGCGCGGGTTCGCCGTACGACGATCAGCGGCGGAGCGAGTCGGCCGGGTGGACGATTCGGTTCATCCAGATCTCGGTGATCGCGACGTACTTCCTGTCGGCCGTCGCGAAGGTGCGTGGCGCGGGGTGGACGTTCGCTTGGCCGGGGAGTGCCGTGCTGACGTGGGCGATCGTGCGGCGGCCGCATCCGGTGGGCGAGTGGCTGCTGAACTACCCGTGGCTGCTGCAGGTGATGCAGTACGTCGGGTTCATCGGGGAGATTCTGTCGCCGGTGGTGCTCTGGCTGAAGGGGCGCTGGCAGTTGATCGGGGCGCTGTTCTTCATCGGGTTCCACGTGGCGAACACGGCGATCCTGCTGATCCACTTCCTGCCGACGGTGGTGTGCTGGCTCGCGTTCGCGCCGTTGGAGAAGATCGTGCCGGGGTGCCGTCGGCTATTCGCCCGGTCGACTAAGGGCTCAGGCGCTGCTGAGGCCGAAGACCACGCCGAAGAGGGCCGGCAGGCCGAGCAGCAGGCCGGCGCGTAG